TTTTGCTTGACGAACCGACGCAAGGTCTCAAGGGCGAGTATCGCGAAAAGTTGTTCCACTTGTTGCAACTGCTTTCGACGGAAACGACAATCATCATGGTCAGCCATTACGAAGAGGAATGGCCTCCTTGCATGACGCACCTCCTTAGAATGCCGAAATTCTCTTTGAATTAGACGTACACAAGAAGGTCCCGAAATGAATTTCTTATTCGTTGCTCTTGGCGGTGCTCTCGGTAGCGTGTTGCGCTACTTCATGTCGCTTGTGATTCCGAAGGTCGCCGGGTTCCCGTGGCCGACCTTTGTCGCAAACATCTTGGGCTGCCTTTGCATCGGGATTTTCTCGGGACTCTTCCTCAAGTGCGACTCCCTCTCGCCAAACCTCAAACTGTTCTTGGTGACTGGCTTTTGCGGTGGCTTTACCACGTTCAGCACTTTTGCCAATGAAAACTTGGCGCTTTTGCAAAGCGGAAAATTCGGGATGTTCATAGCTTACGCGCTAGCAAGCTTTGTACTTGGTGTTGCCGCCTGCGCCTTCGGAATTTATAAATTATAAGAACTAATAAACCTAATACCTAGCCTATGCAATTGAATGAGCAAAATATTTTAAGTGCCTTGCGCGCGGTCCAGGACCCGGACTTGCACAAGAATATTGTAGAACTAAACTTTGTTCAAAACCTGAAAATTGAAGGCACGAAGGTTTCCTTTGATTTGCGCCTCACGACTCCGGCATGCCCGATTCGCGACCGCTTCAAGGACCAGTGCATCGCCATCGTGAAAAGCCTTGGTGCCACCGAAGTCGAAGTGACGCTTACTTCTTCGCAGGGTCGCGTGGGCGACGATAATTCAGCTGCCAAGGCTCCGCAGAATTCGCACATTGGCGAAGTGGCGCATGTGGTTGCTGTGGCTAGTGGCAAGGGCGGTGTCGGTAAATCGACTGTGACGGCGAACCTCGCTATGGCGCTCAGCCTTTCTGGCGCTCGCGTAGGTATTCTCGATGCCGACATTTATGGACCGAGTATGGGTCTCATGTTCGGGATAGACAAGGCTCCTGAAGTTTTTGAAGACAATACGATTGCTCCTGTCGAAGCAAAGGGTGGCATCAGCATTGTCTCGATGTGCATGTTCGCGGATTCCGACAAGGCGACCATCTGGCGCGGACCGATGGTTTCGCAGATGATCCAGCACTTCATCCACCATGTGCGCTGGGGCAAGCTCGACTACCTCCTCGTAGACTTTCCTCCTGGAACGGGTGACATCCAGCTTACGCTCACGCAGAACTGCCCGATGGCAGGTGCGGTCGTTGTGACGACTCCGCAGCAGGTGGCTCTCGCCGACTGCCAGAAGGGTATTGCCATGTTCGATAACGTGGGCGTCCCGGTGATTGGCATTGTTGAGAACATGAGCTACTTCATTTGTGATGAGTGCGGCAAGCACCACAACATTTTCCCTGCCGGTGGCGGTCAGAAGATTGCCGAAAAGTGGGGCGTACCGCTTATCGGTAAAGTCCCGATGGAACCAGCCGTTGCCGACTGCGGTGACAGTGGTACTCCGGCCGTGCTCCGCTACCCGAACTCCGAATCGGCGAAGGTCTTTATGGACGCTGCCGAAAAAATGGTCCGCACGCTTTCTGTGTTTGAATCCGAAGGCGATGGAGTCCTCAAAAACTTCAATTACGATTTTGAACAACTGCCGGTGGAGGAAGTATGATCCAGCCAAAGAAAGTATTCAGGACAAAAGAGGGTAAACTCGGCTTTGAATGGAATGACGGCAGCCGAGGCGCCTGTGATGCCCGTACACTCCGCTTAGCTTGTCCGTGCGCACTTTGTGTGGATGAACATACCGGTGAAAAACTCCTCGATGATTCGACTGTTCCCTTGGATGTAAAACTCGAACATGTTCAGTCCATTGGGCGTTATGCCGTGGGTCTTTCTTTTAGCGATGGTCATCGTTCGGGAATTTACCCATATGATAAACTTAAGGAATTGACGAAATCCGCATAATAAACCATATTTGAAAGAGTCGAAGACGGTTTGTCCAAGACAAAAGGTGTTGTTTTTATGAGTGATTTTAACGAAGCTCTTTATTTTCGTGACTTGAATAGGTATCCTACGCTGACTCCGCAGGAGGAATCGGCGCTGTTGAAAATTATCAAGAACGGTGAAACCGAAGAAATTCGAAAGTCTGCCTTGCAGCGCCTTATCCGTGGCAACTTGCGATTTGTGGTGAGTGTCGCCCGCAAGTACCAGGGTCGTGGCCTTTCCCTTTTGGACCTTATCAATGAAGGTAACCTCGGTCTTTTCAAGGCGGCTAAGCGCTTTGACATGGACAAGGATGTGAAGTTCATCAGCTACGCTGTGTGGTGGATCCGTCAGTCCATCCAGAAGGCTTTGTTCGAACAGGTGGGCGCAGTCCGCATTCCGCCTAACAAGCTTGCCTTGGTGAACCGCTTCAAGCGTGCTTTGATGCAGAATGGCGGTGACTACGACAAGACCATCTCGATGGAAGAATTTGCTCCTTACGAACGCGATATCGTCGAAGTCATGGAAAAGATTGTCGATATCTCGCTCGATGCTCCGATTGGCGATGATGCCGGTGTCTCTAGTGCCGATTCTGTGAGTACGCTTATGGACGTGCTCGGCAGCGATGGCAACCAGGACGAGGACATGGAACGCGAAGAGCGCAAGAAGCTCATCCAGGAAACGCTTTCGTCACTCCCGCAGCGCGAAGAAGAAATCCTCCGCATGTTCTACGGCCTCGATACGGTCGAAGACACGACGCTCAAGGACATCGGCGAAGACTTGAAGCTCAGCCGTGAACGCGTCCGCCAGATCAAGAACAAGACTTTGCGTCGCTTGCAGAAGAGCAAGGAACACAAAGAAAAACTGGCTGACTTCCTGGAAATCTAATTGGAACTCTAATGTCGAATCCTTCATCTGCGCCTCGTACTGCCGCGTACCTCTTTTTGATTTTTTTCTTTGGGGCGCTGCTTGCGTATGGCGGATTCAAGTTTTATAGCAAATACGGACCATCCAAGACGGTCGTAGGGGAAATCCCGTTCGGGCTCGAAGCGGGCACTTCCGTGTTGAATGGCGATGCCCCGAATTTCAAGGCTGATGTCGAAAGGCTGCCGGTGCAGGCCCAGGCCGAATTCCGCCGTGCGGGTGAACTTTCACGTAGCGGGGCGACCAAGGCCGCTTACGAAATTTACGATGCGCTCGTGCTCCTTTACCCGAATGTAGATGCGGCGGTTTGGGGCGAAGTCAATACTTTATTCCACATGGATTCTGTGTCGGAGTCGATGCGTGACCGTGCTGAACTTTTGATCGGGCGCCTCATGGCGCGTTACCCGAATACGGGCATCAGCTTTTACCTGGACAGCCGCAAGTCGCTCCTTGCTGGGAACTTGACTGTGGCGGTCGAACTTGCAAAGATGGCGAGTTCACGTGCTCCATCCATTTATGAAATCAGACTTTGGTATGCGGAGCTTCTGCTCAAGAATTCGAACATGAAGGAGGCGGCAAATGAATGCCGTGCCGCCATCAGCCTTTCTTCGGGCGACTCGCAGCGTGCATTTGAACTCTTGGCTAAAGTCTACCATGACGATGGTATTTTGGACAGTGCTGCGCTCGTGGTCGATTACGCCTTGACGCAGTTCCCGCTTTCTTCGGAATTGATGCTTTTGCGCGGCTACCTTGCTGAATACAATGGCAAGTTCGACGTTGCCGAAAAGACGTACCAGCGCATTCTCGCGTTCCGTCCGGATTTCGAAAAGGCCCGCCGAGCAATGGCGACGATTGGCGAAAAGACTGCTCCTGGCAAGAACGGCCATTATGCGGGTTCGTCTCGTGACCGTGCCCAGGTGGCGTGCGACATCCTTGCACCGCTGGTAGAACGTTATCCTGAAAACTTGCCGCTCCGCGAAGCTTTGGGAACCGCTTATACCAAGGCCCACATGTTTGATATGGCCCGCCGCGAGTTCAACTACATCCTCAAGAACGACCCGGATTACCCGGATATCAAGTCTCGCCTGAATGAACTTGAACAAGTGCGCAAGGCGGCCATCGAGGAATACAACAACGGTCTTACAGCTAACTTGAACCGCGCCGTGGATAGCCTCCGCGAATCTATGATGCCCGAACAGAAACACGACTTCTCGACGAAATTGGGACATTATCTTGTTCGCTATGGTGCTTCTTCGCAGGAATTCTTCAAGAAGTATTCTGCTTCTAATTTTAAACAAGTGAAGCGCTTTGTCTGGCAGGAAACTTTCTACGAAAATCCGTACCATCACACTTACACGGTCGTCTTTGATTCGTTGAACCGATTCAAGGAAGTCCATGTTGTCGTTTTTGATTCCGCTTCGAATTCGAACCATCTTGGTGTGGCGCCTGAAATCTTTACGCGCCTCCTCAAGCAGAATTCAAGAATTTCTGGCATCAGCAACAACACTGGTGAAACCGATTGTGGCGATGGCGTTGTCATGGATGCCGCTGTCTGGGAAACCCGCGATAACTTCGAAATCCTGGCCCGCATCGTCGGAAAGCCCGCCGAAGTGCGCATGGTTCGCCTGGATCGCAATACTTTGCCCCCGTCAGGCATGAAACTTTGCGATTATCTGCCACTTCTTATGGAATTTTAGCTCGCAATTATCTATTTTGTAGCTATATGTTCCGTGGTCGTTTTTTAGCTTTAGTTTTGTTCGCTGCATTATTGGAAGGCTGCACCTGCTGCGCCTACTTGAACCACATGTTCAATGCAGAACGTCTCTATGACGAAGCGACCGAACTCCGTGAGGCCCGCTTGGATAGTGTTCCTGACGAAACACAGTCTTATGCAAGCGGTGAAGAAGCCCAGAAATACGAAAAAATCATTGAAAAGGGTTCCCGAGTTTTGGAACGCTTCCCC
Above is a window of Fibrobacter sp. UWB16 DNA encoding:
- the crcB gene encoding fluoride efflux transporter CrcB, with the protein product MNFLFVALGGALGSVLRYFMSLVIPKVAGFPWPTFVANILGCLCIGIFSGLFLKCDSLSPNLKLFLVTGFCGGFTTFSTFANENLALLQSGKFGMFIAYALASFVLGVAACAFGIYKL
- a CDS encoding Mrp/NBP35 family ATP-binding protein, with product MQLNEQNILSALRAVQDPDLHKNIVELNFVQNLKIEGTKVSFDLRLTTPACPIRDRFKDQCIAIVKSLGATEVEVTLTSSQGRVGDDNSAAKAPQNSHIGEVAHVVAVASGKGGVGKSTVTANLAMALSLSGARVGILDADIYGPSMGLMFGIDKAPEVFEDNTIAPVEAKGGISIVSMCMFADSDKATIWRGPMVSQMIQHFIHHVRWGKLDYLLVDFPPGTGDIQLTLTQNCPMAGAVVVTTPQQVALADCQKGIAMFDNVGVPVIGIVENMSYFICDECGKHHNIFPAGGGQKIAEKWGVPLIGKVPMEPAVADCGDSGTPAVLRYPNSESAKVFMDAAEKMVRTLSVFESEGDGVLKNFNYDFEQLPVEEV
- a CDS encoding DUF971 domain-containing protein translates to MIQPKKVFRTKEGKLGFEWNDGSRGACDARTLRLACPCALCVDEHTGEKLLDDSTVPLDVKLEHVQSIGRYAVGLSFSDGHRSGIYPYDKLKELTKSA
- a CDS encoding RNA polymerase sigma factor RpoD/SigA, with protein sequence MSDFNEALYFRDLNRYPTLTPQEESALLKIIKNGETEEIRKSALQRLIRGNLRFVVSVARKYQGRGLSLLDLINEGNLGLFKAAKRFDMDKDVKFISYAVWWIRQSIQKALFEQVGAVRIPPNKLALVNRFKRALMQNGGDYDKTISMEEFAPYERDIVEVMEKIVDISLDAPIGDDAGVSSADSVSTLMDVLGSDGNQDEDMEREERKKLIQETLSSLPQREEEILRMFYGLDTVEDTTLKDIGEDLKLSRERVRQIKNKTLRRLQKSKEHKEKLADFLEI
- a CDS encoding tetratricopeptide repeat protein, giving the protein MSNPSSAPRTAAYLFLIFFFGALLAYGGFKFYSKYGPSKTVVGEIPFGLEAGTSVLNGDAPNFKADVERLPVQAQAEFRRAGELSRSGATKAAYEIYDALVLLYPNVDAAVWGEVNTLFHMDSVSESMRDRAELLIGRLMARYPNTGISFYLDSRKSLLAGNLTVAVELAKMASSRAPSIYEIRLWYAELLLKNSNMKEAANECRAAISLSSGDSQRAFELLAKVYHDDGILDSAALVVDYALTQFPLSSELMLLRGYLAEYNGKFDVAEKTYQRILAFRPDFEKARRAMATIGEKTAPGKNGHYAGSSRDRAQVACDILAPLVERYPENLPLREALGTAYTKAHMFDMARREFNYILKNDPDYPDIKSRLNELEQVRKAAIEEYNNGLTANLNRAVDSLRESMMPEQKHDFSTKLGHYLVRYGASSQEFFKKYSASNFKQVKRFVWQETFYENPYHHTYTVVFDSLNRFKEVHVVVFDSASNSNHLGVAPEIFTRLLKQNSRISGISNNTGETDCGDGVVMDAAVWETRDNFEILARIVGKPAEVRMVRLDRNTLPPSGMKLCDYLPLLMEF